In the Gemmatimonadota bacterium genome, one interval contains:
- a CDS encoding lysophospholipid acyltransferase family protein, translating into MTAKPVRHRLEYGAFSLVTALFFVMPERGAVALATFLGWLAGSVLRIRRTVVDEHLVLAFPDRPRGWRNRVARASYVHLAREWMATFRLTRLDRDKILSRTNMVGFDAFKAAVEEGKGVVLMTGHLGNWEFCAAGFTARGIPLDAVAKSMANSEFGAALIEARERIGMGVIDVDEAPRGVLRSLRAGRVVAMLADQNAHRGGIFVPFFGKLASTARGPAVFALRTGAPMFLGIPLRDPGWKQEYTVELRRIDFQPSGSLDADVQALTAVHTAALEQAIGEAPEQYFWQHKRWKKRPEGEPLKEGEPL; encoded by the coding sequence GTGACCGCGAAACCCGTCCGGCATCGCTTGGAGTACGGAGCCTTCAGTTTGGTCACCGCGCTCTTCTTCGTGATGCCCGAAAGGGGTGCCGTTGCGCTTGCGACCTTCTTGGGATGGCTGGCGGGCAGCGTGCTGCGGATTCGGCGAACGGTGGTCGACGAGCACCTCGTGCTTGCGTTCCCCGATCGACCTCGCGGCTGGAGGAATCGCGTGGCGCGCGCCAGCTACGTGCATCTCGCGCGCGAGTGGATGGCCACGTTCCGGCTCACGCGACTGGATCGGGACAAGATTCTCTCTCGCACGAACATGGTCGGCTTCGACGCGTTCAAGGCGGCGGTCGAGGAGGGGAAGGGCGTGGTGCTCATGACCGGACACCTCGGGAACTGGGAGTTCTGTGCGGCGGGCTTCACCGCGAGGGGTATTCCCCTGGACGCGGTCGCGAAGAGCATGGCCAATTCGGAGTTCGGCGCCGCGTTGATCGAGGCGCGCGAGCGGATCGGGATGGGCGTCATCGACGTGGACGAGGCGCCGCGAGGGGTGCTGCGAAGTCTGCGCGCGGGGCGCGTCGTGGCGATGCTGGCCGATCAGAACGCCCATCGCGGCGGGATTTTCGTGCCGTTCTTCGGGAAGCTCGCGTCGACGGCGCGGGGTCCGGCTGTCTTCGCGCTCCGCACCGGTGCTCCTATGTTTCTGGGCATCCCGCTTCGCGATCCGGGTTGGAAGCAGGAGTACACGGTCGAGCTGCGCCGCATCGACTTCCAGCCGTCCGGCAGCCTCGATGCGGACGTGCAGGCGCTGACCGCGGTACACACGGCGGCGCTGGAGCAGGCCATAGGGGAGGCTCCGGAGCAGTACTTTTGGCAGCACAAGCGCTGGAAAAAGCGCCCTGAGGGGGAGCCGCTGAAGGAGGGGGAGCCGCTGTAG
- a CDS encoding glycosyltransferase family 2 protein — MIYVCIPAHNEASTIGVLLWKVRRVLGEFDRDYRIVVHDDASTDDTQAVLERYRRAVPLTVLKSDEQIGYSASVEKLLRHVVKEAPYPKRDCAVVLQGDFTEDPEDVVGLVRVLEGGADIVAGAIEEGDRPLPRAVRLVRALARALLRGVVARAPVSDPLSGLRAYRVIVLKKALRDRPVEEPLLESEGWASNVELLGRLAPHARRIAESPLGLRYDLRLRESRFRPWKTFMDLARLRGATLWSSLGTETV, encoded by the coding sequence GTGATCTACGTCTGCATCCCAGCGCACAACGAAGCCTCGACCATCGGCGTCCTTCTGTGGAAGGTGCGTCGCGTTCTCGGCGAGTTCGATCGGGACTACCGGATCGTCGTGCACGACGATGCGTCCACGGACGATACCCAGGCGGTGCTCGAACGCTACAGGCGGGCGGTACCGCTCACGGTCCTCAAGTCCGACGAGCAGATCGGCTACAGCGCCTCGGTGGAGAAGCTGCTCCGTCACGTCGTGAAGGAGGCGCCCTACCCAAAACGTGATTGCGCTGTCGTGCTGCAGGGGGACTTCACGGAAGATCCCGAGGACGTCGTGGGGCTCGTAAGGGTGCTCGAGGGCGGGGCCGACATCGTCGCGGGAGCGATCGAGGAGGGTGATCGCCCTCTGCCGCGCGCGGTCCGCCTGGTTCGCGCGCTTGCGCGCGCGCTTCTGCGTGGCGTGGTCGCGCGGGCGCCCGTGTCGGACCCCCTGAGCGGCTTGCGCGCCTACCGGGTGATCGTGCTCAAGAAGGCGCTGCGCGATCGCCCGGTGGAGGAGCCGCTCTTGGAGTCGGAGGGGTGGGCCTCGAACGTCGAGCTGCTCGGCAGGCTCGCGCCCCACGCACGCCGCATCGCCGAGTCGCCGCTCGGACTCCGCTATGACCTACGGCTACGCGAGTCGCGCTTCAGGCCTTGGAAGACCTTCATGGATCTGGCCCGCCTGCGCGGGGCGACTCTGTGGTCTTCGCTCGGCACGGAAACGGTATGA
- a CDS encoding DUF3108 domain-containing protein has protein sequence MSAVVLRGRWAVLGGLALSALVLPPSLLSQDNEDARDPVATLDSLAALYPTNELAAAVPFGPGEQMRYRVEIGWFDVGEGHMTVEALDSVRGNSTYRATMEIDAGILGLRVHDIYTTFFDVSTLQSWRFLREMNQVTYHATRHYEFYPEEGIWENEDKEEGHKDRFGPLGSSLPLDDISLIYFLRQMPLEVGKTYTLSRYFKKDGNPLVIKVLRKERKKVDAGEFDCIVVQPIIQTSGMFSEGGEAEIWLSDDDRRLMVYMKSNIQGFPGALELYLKEYRPGVPLHPDSRVEAAEAREARAEADAAVGR, from the coding sequence ATGAGTGCCGTCGTGCTGCGCGGCAGGTGGGCTGTGCTCGGCGGCCTCGCGCTGTCCGCGCTCGTTCTTCCGCCGTCGTTGCTCTCACAAGACAACGAGGATGCGCGGGACCCCGTGGCGACTCTCGACAGCCTCGCCGCCCTATACCCGACGAACGAGCTCGCGGCCGCGGTTCCGTTCGGGCCCGGGGAGCAGATGCGCTACCGGGTCGAGATCGGTTGGTTCGACGTTGGCGAAGGCCACATGACGGTCGAGGCGCTCGACAGCGTGCGCGGCAACAGCACCTACCGCGCGACGATGGAGATCGACGCCGGCATACTGGGCCTCAGAGTGCACGATATCTACACGACGTTCTTCGACGTGAGCACGCTGCAGAGCTGGCGGTTCCTGCGCGAGATGAACCAGGTGACGTACCACGCAACCCGTCACTACGAGTTCTATCCCGAAGAGGGCATTTGGGAGAACGAGGACAAGGAAGAGGGGCACAAGGACAGGTTCGGTCCGCTCGGGTCGTCCCTCCCGCTCGACGACATCTCCCTTATCTACTTCCTGCGCCAGATGCCGCTCGAGGTAGGAAAGACCTACACGCTGTCGCGCTACTTCAAGAAGGACGGTAACCCGCTCGTGATCAAGGTCCTGCGCAAGGAACGGAAAAAAGTCGACGCTGGCGAGTTCGACTGCATCGTCGTGCAGCCGATCATCCAGACGAGCGGCATGTTCTCCGAGGGTGGCGAAGCAGAGATCTGGCTCAGCGACGACGACCGTCGGCTGATGGTCTACATGAAGAGCAATATCCAGGGTTTCCCGGGCGCGCTGGAGCTGTACCTGAAGGAGTATCGGCCGGGCGTGCCCCTGCACCCCGACTCGAGGGTGGAGGCTGCGGAGGCTAGGGAAGCCCGCGCCGAGGCAGACGCAGCCGTCGGTCGGTGA
- a CDS encoding isoprenylcysteine carboxylmethyltransferase family protein: protein MRRVRTKMVWLLVLPFLWFAQPTRGLLILGAALAAGGLFIRGWAAGTIRKDEDLTTSGPYAYMRNPLYVGSFLIGLGVTLAGGHWIWPALFFAFYVGVYGRTMSQETELLTQLFGDRFLSYAQNVPALLPRLTPYRPEQSDVAGGFRLAQYKRNNEWEALLGAGAAFAFLATKRMWLG from the coding sequence ATGAGACGGGTCCGGACCAAGATGGTCTGGCTGCTCGTCCTCCCGTTTCTCTGGTTTGCGCAGCCCACGCGCGGACTGCTCATTCTCGGCGCTGCGCTCGCCGCCGGTGGCTTGTTCATCCGCGGCTGGGCCGCGGGAACCATCCGCAAAGACGAGGACCTCACGACCTCGGGCCCGTACGCGTACATGCGGAATCCGCTGTACGTCGGCAGCTTTCTCATCGGGCTCGGCGTCACGCTCGCGGGTGGGCACTGGATCTGGCCCGCGCTCTTCTTCGCTTTCTATGTCGGCGTGTACGGGCGCACGATGTCCCAAGAGACCGAACTGCTCACCCAACTCTTCGGTGATCGCTTCTTATCCTACGCGCAGAACGTGCCGGCGCTGCTACCTAGGCTGACGCCGTATCGACCGGAACAGTCCGACGTGGCCGGCGGCTTCCGCCTGGCCCAGTACAAGCGCAACAATGAGTGGGAAGCGCTGCTCGGGGCGGGCGCCGCGTTCGCGTTTCTCGCTACGAAGCGGATGTGGCTCGGCTGA
- a CDS encoding glycosyltransferase family 9 protein, with the protein MVMLSALGDAVHVLPVANALKRAWPECRITWVIQPVPHQLVDGHPAIDDFVIFHRRRGLGGLKAFLDVRRAMAGRHFDLLIGLQVYFKAGVITAMTSADVKLGFDRARARDAQWLFTNRRIPARGQRHVQDQYLEFLEYLGVDPEPLAWDIRLSEEERAAQTAFFTELDRPACAVVLGTSKLEKNWNAEGYARVLEQIESEHGLRPVIIGGPSPVERRIADEVIASTGASVVDALGDDVRKLVWILEGSALLISPDTGPLHISRALETPVVGLYGYTNPKRLGPYRAFEDLIVDGYAEYPGEQYPVTSTYREGMQRITVDAVLEKVSLAMERYVRV; encoded by the coding sequence ATGGTGATGCTCTCTGCGCTCGGCGACGCGGTACACGTGCTGCCGGTAGCGAACGCCCTCAAGCGAGCGTGGCCCGAGTGCCGCATCACGTGGGTGATCCAGCCTGTTCCGCACCAGCTCGTCGACGGCCATCCGGCGATCGATGACTTCGTGATCTTCCATCGCCGGCGCGGGCTCGGGGGGTTGAAGGCATTCCTGGACGTGCGGCGCGCCATGGCCGGGCGCCACTTCGATCTGCTCATCGGCTTGCAGGTCTACTTCAAGGCAGGCGTGATCACGGCAATGACCAGCGCGGACGTGAAGCTCGGCTTCGACCGCGCCCGCGCGCGGGACGCGCAGTGGCTCTTCACGAACCGGCGCATTCCCGCCAGAGGTCAACGTCACGTCCAGGATCAGTACTTGGAGTTCCTGGAGTACCTGGGCGTCGACCCCGAGCCGTTGGCGTGGGACATTCGTCTTTCCGAGGAGGAGCGCGCGGCGCAGACCGCTTTTTTCACCGAGCTCGACCGGCCGGCCTGCGCGGTGGTGCTGGGCACGAGCAAGCTCGAGAAGAACTGGAACGCCGAGGGTTATGCTCGCGTGCTGGAGCAGATCGAGAGCGAGCACGGTCTGCGGCCGGTCATCATCGGCGGGCCCTCACCCGTCGAGCGGCGCATCGCCGACGAGGTGATCGCATCGACCGGTGCGAGCGTCGTCGACGCACTCGGTGACGATGTCAGAAAGCTCGTGTGGATCCTCGAGGGGAGCGCGCTGCTCATCAGCCCAGATACCGGCCCGCTGCACATAAGTCGCGCACTCGAAACGCCAGTCGTGGGGCTGTACGGCTACACGAACCCGAAGCGGCTGGGACCGTATCGCGCCTTCGAGGATCTCATCGTGGACGGGTACGCCGAGTACCCTGGTGAGCAATACCCCGTCACGTCGACGTATCGCGAGGGCATGCAACGCATCACTGTGGATGCCGTGTTGGAGAAAGTGTCGCTCGCGATGGAGCGATACGTACGCGTGTAG
- a CDS encoding hydantoinase B/oxoprolinase family protein has translation MSIPSASDAVALEVFRHLFTALAEEMGAALKRASFSPNIKERQDYSCALFNPARSAVSVGDHMPVHLGAMPMSVEAALEELGSLDPGDVVCVNDPFRGGTHLPDITLISAVHGPETRLLGYVASRAHHSDVGGSTPGSMPLAREIFEEGIRIPPVRLYRAGVLNDDLWKTLLANVRTPVERAGDLDAQLGALHAGSTRLLEITQRRGVDDTLAAMDALIEYADRLVEAGLEMIPDGRYEAEDFMEDDGFGSGPVPIRVSLTVQGPRLVIDFTGTSPQVPGGINAVAAITSSAVRYVVRCVVEALLGEPLPAGGGSMSAVTMELPDGSLVNAALPASVAAGNVETSQRITDVLMRAFGVALPELMPALSQGTMNNITVGGVDPRNGKAFAYYETVGGGMGAGPTGPGLSGVHCHMSNSLNTPIEALEHAYPYRVTHYGIRRGSGGAGLHRGGDGLRRDLMLLAPARVTLLCERRTVGPAGAQGGEDGAPGENVLIRDGVEERLPGKTTFSVSAGDVISIRSPGGGGWGVAPEEPSQSES, from the coding sequence GTGTCCATACCCTCGGCGTCCGACGCAGTCGCGCTCGAAGTCTTCCGCCATCTCTTCACTGCCTTGGCGGAAGAAATGGGCGCCGCCCTGAAGCGCGCCTCGTTCTCGCCGAACATCAAAGAGCGCCAGGATTACTCGTGCGCGCTCTTCAATCCGGCCAGGTCCGCGGTCTCGGTGGGCGACCACATGCCGGTGCACCTCGGTGCGATGCCGATGAGCGTGGAGGCGGCCCTCGAGGAGCTCGGGAGCCTGGACCCGGGCGACGTGGTATGCGTCAACGATCCGTTCCGGGGCGGGACGCACCTGCCGGACATCACGCTCATCTCAGCGGTCCACGGCCCCGAGACCCGCCTGCTCGGTTACGTGGCCTCGCGCGCGCACCACAGTGACGTCGGTGGCTCCACACCGGGCTCGATGCCACTCGCGAGGGAGATCTTCGAGGAGGGCATTCGCATCCCTCCGGTGAGACTGTACCGCGCGGGCGTCTTGAACGACGACCTGTGGAAGACGCTGCTCGCCAATGTACGCACGCCCGTGGAGCGCGCTGGGGACCTCGACGCTCAGCTCGGGGCGCTGCACGCGGGTTCGACCCGGCTGCTCGAGATTACCCAACGGCGCGGGGTCGACGACACCCTCGCTGCCATGGACGCGCTCATCGAGTATGCCGATCGCCTGGTCGAGGCCGGGCTCGAGATGATTCCCGATGGGCGGTACGAGGCCGAGGACTTCATGGAAGATGACGGCTTCGGCTCGGGACCGGTCCCGATCAGGGTCTCGCTGACCGTGCAAGGCCCGAGGCTCGTCATCGACTTCACCGGGACGTCACCCCAGGTGCCCGGCGGCATCAACGCGGTCGCCGCGATCACGTCTTCGGCCGTCCGCTATGTCGTCCGGTGCGTCGTGGAGGCGTTGCTCGGTGAGCCGCTCCCAGCGGGAGGCGGCTCGATGTCCGCGGTCACGATGGAGCTGCCCGACGGGTCCCTCGTAAACGCGGCGCTACCGGCATCGGTCGCGGCTGGAAACGTCGAGACGAGTCAGCGCATCACCGACGTGCTCATGCGGGCCTTCGGGGTCGCGCTTCCCGAGCTTATGCCGGCGCTGTCTCAAGGCACGATGAACAACATCACGGTGGGTGGCGTCGACCCCCGCAACGGCAAGGCCTTCGCATACTACGAAACGGTGGGAGGGGGGATGGGCGCGGGCCCGACGGGACCCGGCCTCTCCGGTGTGCACTGCCACATGTCCAACTCGCTCAACACGCCGATCGAGGCACTCGAGCACGCGTATCCCTACCGCGTGACCCACTACGGCATCCGGAGGGGCTCGGGCGGTGCGGGGCTCCACCGAGGTGGGGACGGCCTGAGGCGCGACCTCATGCTGCTGGCCCCGGCCCGCGTGACGCTCCTGTGCGAACGACGGACCGTCGGTCCGGCCGGCGCTCAGGGGGGTGAAGACGGCGCGCCAGGCGAGAACGTCCTCATCCGTGACGGAGTGGAGGAGCGCCTTCCCGGGAAAACGACATTCTCAGTCAGCGCCGGCGACGTGATCAGCATCCGGTCGCCTGGCGGCGGCGGGTGGGGCGTCGCTCCCGAAGAGCCTTCTCAAAGCGAATCATGA
- a CDS encoding isoaspartyl peptidase/L-asparaginase — MGSRRNFIKTSAGVGAVAALGVFPKSLQGAPAVVIRRVTPTCVASANGLRAVSRAIEELANGAETIDAIVRGVNLVEEDPNDTSVGYGGRPNQDGVVQLDSSLMHGPTRGAGAVAAIEGVKRPSLVALDVMRYTDHHLLVGEGAQRFARSMGHKIEDLLTEETRRRWIEWRARLSDQDDYLMPAESSERVTRFREPEEFGDSLLDSHDGFRPQGTINCDIVDANGDLSSVTTTSGLAYKIPGRVGDSAIIGAGQYCDNDVGAAGSTGRGEAVIKTCGSYTVVEFMRNGMHPKDACLEALRRIVHVTVESRLIREDGLPNFGVNYYAVNKNGEYGGAAIYSGARFAVSVDGDSRHEDSAYLFERAQ, encoded by the coding sequence ATGGGCAGTAGGCGTAATTTCATCAAGACGTCGGCGGGAGTGGGTGCGGTCGCGGCTCTCGGCGTGTTTCCCAAGAGCCTGCAAGGCGCGCCGGCCGTGGTGATTCGCCGGGTGACGCCGACGTGCGTCGCGTCCGCGAACGGACTCCGTGCGGTCAGCCGGGCGATCGAAGAGCTCGCGAACGGAGCGGAAACGATCGACGCGATCGTGCGTGGCGTGAACCTCGTGGAAGAAGACCCGAACGACACGTCGGTCGGGTACGGGGGACGGCCCAACCAGGACGGGGTCGTCCAGCTCGATTCCTCCCTCATGCACGGACCCACGCGCGGTGCCGGTGCGGTCGCCGCGATCGAGGGTGTCAAGCGACCTTCGCTCGTCGCGCTCGACGTGATGCGCTACACCGATCACCACTTGCTCGTAGGTGAGGGTGCGCAGCGCTTCGCGAGGTCGATGGGGCACAAGATCGAGGATCTGCTGACCGAGGAAACCCGTCGACGTTGGATCGAATGGAGGGCGCGCCTGAGCGATCAGGACGACTACCTGATGCCGGCGGAGTCCAGCGAGCGTGTGACGCGGTTCCGCGAGCCTGAAGAGTTCGGCGACAGCCTGCTCGACTCTCACGACGGCTTTCGCCCTCAGGGTACCATCAACTGCGACATTGTCGACGCGAACGGCGACCTGTCCTCGGTCACCACGACCTCGGGTCTCGCGTATAAGATCCCCGGTCGCGTGGGCGACTCCGCCATCATCGGCGCGGGCCAGTACTGCGACAACGACGTGGGGGCCGCCGGATCGACGGGACGCGGCGAGGCGGTCATCAAGACGTGTGGCAGCTACACGGTCGTCGAGTTCATGCGCAACGGCATGCATCCGAAGGACGCGTGCCTGGAAGCGCTTCGCCGAATCGTGCACGTGACCGTGGAGTCCCGTCTCATTCGGGAGGACGGCCTTCCCAACTTCGGCGTGAACTACTATGCCGTGAACAAGAACGGTGAGTACGGCGGCGCCGCGATCTATTCGGGCGCGCGGTTCGCCGTGAGCGTGGACGGAGACTCGAGGCATGAGGACTCCGCCTATCTCTTCGAGCGCGCGCAATGA
- a CDS encoding tetratricopeptide repeat protein has protein sequence MPDRFLSSEEYDEQAHKLYNDGDYDGALEMLKEGLSLYPNDVELYVGLGYARLAREEYAWARKAFEQAAVLDGAHEDALVGLGETLLRFGEQERALKLFDEVAAMGYDDDIELMLTMGRALYREALYSQCRDVFAKAAAARPDSADAAASLGYALHRLGDDVGAGRQIRRALRLDPDLHEARVYLGHLLYDRGDWEGALRELERVPPQEHWDALAVWRLMELKRALWHLDAGDSRLSPWERRLRELEDLDDPIDRLLAEVESQMRGAEPGAYFDPSQLELFERSQSGESEGRHVVRLTDGHQVRGTWHEIVRQMRDQAGFSHETIAHYMRRLAERWHEQSGVEIPFADPESFLRAAVEAGLVRLEVESEE, from the coding sequence ATGCCCGACCGATTCCTCAGTTCAGAGGAATACGACGAGCAGGCGCACAAGCTCTACAATGATGGCGACTATGACGGGGCCCTCGAGATGCTAAAAGAGGGCCTCTCATTATATCCCAACGACGTTGAGCTCTACGTCGGCCTGGGATATGCGCGATTGGCGAGAGAGGAGTATGCCTGGGCTCGGAAGGCTTTCGAGCAGGCGGCCGTCCTAGATGGCGCCCACGAAGATGCCTTGGTCGGCCTCGGCGAGACCTTGCTCCGTTTCGGTGAGCAAGAGCGCGCGCTGAAGCTCTTCGATGAAGTCGCGGCCATGGGGTACGATGACGACATCGAGCTCATGCTCACGATGGGGCGCGCGCTGTACCGCGAGGCGCTCTATTCCCAGTGCCGAGACGTCTTCGCGAAGGCCGCCGCCGCCCGACCCGATAGCGCAGATGCCGCTGCCTCGCTCGGCTATGCGCTGCATCGACTCGGAGACGATGTCGGCGCGGGTCGCCAGATTCGCAGGGCGCTACGCCTCGATCCCGACCTGCACGAGGCGCGCGTCTATCTCGGTCACCTCTTGTACGACCGGGGCGACTGGGAAGGCGCGCTGCGCGAGCTCGAGCGTGTGCCCCCGCAGGAGCACTGGGATGCGCTTGCCGTGTGGAGGCTCATGGAGCTGAAGCGCGCGCTTTGGCATCTGGACGCCGGTGACTCACGGTTGTCGCCGTGGGAGCGGCGTCTGCGGGAACTCGAAGATCTCGACGACCCGATCGATCGGCTCTTGGCCGAGGTCGAGTCGCAGATGCGAGGCGCGGAGCCCGGTGCCTACTTCGATCCCAGCCAGCTCGAACTCTTCGAGCGGAGCCAGTCGGGAGAGTCGGAGGGCCGACACGTCGTGCGGCTCACGGACGGACACCAGGTGCGTGGGACCTGGCATGAAATTGTTCGACAGATGAGAGACCAGGCAGGCTTTTCGCATGAGACGATTGCACACTACATGCGTCGACTCGCGGAGCGCTGGCATGAGCAGAGTGGTGTGGAGATCCCGTTCGCCGACCCCGAGTCGTTCCTGAGAGCCGCCGTCGAGGCGGGGTTGGTGCGGCTGGAGGTCGAATCGGAGGAGTGA
- a CDS encoding zinc ribbon domain-containing protein, giving the protein MGETEQVLSRFYGVLVDEIRAQRPDDLTGPFTVAEIYQNLVPYGSHRDRIGVEMNGDYEDALLRLLAGEGGYLILESEAALRNLREELESSNPNTGLYREYAAVDVRLNSDRLGGQEVASQEVPVDDPSSDEPEGDVDAGLVSAAGDESAEEASESESDGEPLTACRWCRADLPQRGTLNFCPFCGMDVHVVPCLGCGEELAPEWRFCAACGAEVQA; this is encoded by the coding sequence ATGGGCGAGACCGAACAAGTACTCTCGAGGTTCTACGGCGTACTCGTCGACGAGATTCGTGCGCAACGGCCCGACGATCTCACGGGGCCGTTCACGGTCGCGGAGATCTACCAGAACCTCGTTCCGTACGGTTCGCACCGCGACCGCATCGGTGTGGAGATGAACGGTGACTACGAAGACGCTCTGCTGCGTCTGCTCGCGGGGGAGGGCGGCTACCTGATCCTCGAGTCCGAGGCGGCGCTCCGGAACCTGCGCGAAGAGCTCGAGTCCTCGAACCCCAACACCGGCCTGTACCGCGAGTATGCTGCTGTGGACGTGCGCCTCAATTCCGACCGGCTCGGTGGACAGGAGGTCGCTTCCCAGGAGGTCCCCGTGGACGATCCGAGCTCGGACGAGCCGGAGGGCGATGTCGACGCGGGCCTTGTCAGCGCCGCCGGGGACGAGTCGGCTGAGGAGGCGTCGGAATCCGAGTCCGACGGCGAACCGCTGACCGCCTGCCGCTGGTGCCGGGCCGATCTCCCGCAGAGGGGCACGCTGAACTTCTGCCCGTTCTGCGGCATGGACGTGCACGTCGTGCCCTGTCTGGGGTGCGGCGAGGAGTTGGCGCCGGAGTGGCGTTTCTGCGCGGCCTGCGGCGCCGAGGTCCAAGCTTGA
- a CDS encoding isocitrate/isopropylmalate dehydrogenase family protein, whose protein sequence is MPRVALIPGDGIGVEVVREARRLLEALNAPEGLGLQLDDWDLGAERYLREGVTITDEEFAALAEYDAVLLGALGDPRVPGNEHTKDILLGMRFKLDLYVNFRPCVLLSPELSPLRDLAGPLRLELFRENTEGAYTGMGGSFKTGTPDEVAIEEDVNTRKGVERIIRAAFEFADSRGRGRVTLVDKANVQRHAGGLWRRVFAEVGAGYPDIDQDAMYVDAMVMDLVRRPERYEVIVTSNLFGDILSDLAAEVTGGLGLAPSANIHPGRNALFEPVHGSAPDIAGTGTANPIGAIRCVSLMLDHFGRSDLAERVEAAVAASVAAGRTTPDLGGKHSTEDVGQWITAHVAGLRAASN, encoded by the coding sequence ATGCCCAGAGTCGCGCTCATTCCCGGAGACGGTATCGGCGTCGAGGTCGTGCGCGAGGCTCGCCGCCTGCTGGAGGCGTTGAACGCGCCCGAGGGTCTCGGCTTGCAGCTGGACGACTGGGACCTCGGTGCGGAGCGGTACCTGCGCGAGGGTGTCACGATCACGGACGAGGAGTTTGCTGCGCTCGCCGAGTACGATGCCGTGCTCTTGGGGGCCCTGGGTGACCCACGCGTGCCCGGCAACGAGCACACGAAGGACATTCTGCTCGGCATGAGGTTCAAGCTCGACCTGTACGTGAACTTCCGGCCGTGCGTGCTGCTTTCGCCGGAGCTCTCGCCGCTCAGAGATCTAGCGGGCCCGCTGCGTTTGGAGCTCTTCCGCGAGAACACTGAGGGTGCCTATACGGGTATGGGGGGTAGCTTCAAGACGGGAACACCGGACGAGGTCGCGATCGAGGAAGACGTCAACACGCGAAAGGGGGTGGAGCGGATCATCCGGGCGGCCTTCGAGTTCGCGGACTCCCGTGGGCGTGGTCGCGTGACCTTGGTGGACAAGGCCAACGTCCAGAGGCATGCGGGCGGTCTTTGGCGTCGCGTCTTCGCGGAAGTGGGCGCCGGCTATCCGGACATAGACCAGGACGCGATGTATGTCGATGCCATGGTCATGGATCTGGTCCGGCGACCGGAGCGCTACGAAGTCATCGTAACGTCGAATCTCTTCGGTGATATCCTGAGCGATCTCGCCGCAGAAGTGACGGGCGGGCTGGGTCTCGCTCCTTCGGCCAATATCCATCCAGGACGGAACGCGCTGTTCGAGCCCGTGCACGGATCTGCCCCGGACATCGCGGGCACGGGAACCGCGAACCCCATTGGGGCGATTCGTTGCGTTTCGCTCATGCTCGACCACTTTGGTCGTTCTGACCTTGCGGAGCGTGTGGAGGCTGCGGTTGCCGCCTCGGTAGCAGCGGGGAGGACTACCCCCGACCTGGGGGGGAAGCACTCGACGGAAGATGTCGGCCAGTGGATCACCGCGCATGTCGCGGGCCTCCGTGCCGCGAGCAACTAG